A window of Tripterygium wilfordii isolate XIE 37 chromosome 7, ASM1340144v1, whole genome shotgun sequence contains these coding sequences:
- the LOC120001324 gene encoding pentatricopeptide repeat-containing protein At2g26790, mitochondrial, producing the protein MWASAVKLVSCRLCIKETLLIRSYSVSGLACLNPTWSNLAVEEETSCTHNRAHSNHSITQLDTVKVVENLNSLRNEPTSAFSFFCQLEENGFCHNIYTYAAIVRILCSWGLQKRLDSLLLKIIGKDNDYPGFEIMDLFDILVQENESSNLFSRVSDALIKAYVSVGMFDEAVDVLFLAKRCGLAPSIFSCNFLMNRLVECRKVDMAVAVYGQLRRLGLSPNDYSYVIVIKALCKKGDFEEAANVFQEIEEEGLTPSAFAYSAYLEGLCAHRRSDVGSELLKAWVSSKVPIDAFAFTVVIRGLCNEMKLKEAENVLLDMEKHAFIPAMYDYKALICGYSKEGHLLKVLALHDKMLSKGIKTNCVIVSSILHGFCQMGMAFEAFNQFKEFKKMGIFLDEACYNVILDALCKMGKVEDAVDLFGEMKVKRMVPDVTNYTTLISGYCLQGKLVDALNLFEEMRGNGHKPDIIAYNVLVGGFSRNGLIEETFNLLDYMEAQGLKPNTTTHNKIIEGLCIGGKVKEAEAFLDSLEEKCSENYVAMINGYCEVNYTKEAFELFIRLSKQGFIGSKTSCYKLLSNLCREGKNDKALMLLETMLSLDVNPSQILCSRVIGTFCQAGDMTKAQSLFNSLDDRGLTPDLITYTMMINGYCRLNRLKEAYVLFSDMKKRGIKPDVITYTVLFGSCFAINLSRSHCVQHAVKSEERRMRLSTLWTEMKDMDVQPDVICYTVLIDRNCKTNNIEDAINLLREMIDRGLEPDNVAYTALLSGYFRKGDIEGAVLVVNEMEMSGIQPDDRTKSVLEHGILKARKVQFRH; encoded by the coding sequence ATGTGGGCATCAGCTGTTAAGTTAGTTTCTTGCAGACTATGTATCAAAGAAACACTCCTCATAAGATCCTACTCAGTCTCAGGTCTTGCCTGTTTGAACCCAACTTGGTCAAATCTAGCTGTAGAGGAAGAAACCTCCTGTACCCACAACAGAGCTCACTCAAATCACAGTATCACTCAGTTAGATACAGTCAAAGTTGTAGAAAATTTGAATAGCTTGAGGAATGAACCCACTAGTGCATTTTCATTCTTTTGCCAATTGGAAGAAAATGGGTTTTGCCACAATATCTATACGTATGCTGCAATTGTTAGAATATTGTGTTCCTGGGGATTGCAGAAAAGGTTGGATTCTTTGTTGTTGAAAATAATTGGAAAAGACAATGATTACCCAGGTTTTGAAATTATGGATTTGTTTGACATCCTTGTACAGGAAAATGAATCTTCCAACTTGTTCAGTAGAGTGTCTGATGCACTTATTAAGGCTTACGTGAGTGTTGGAATGTTTGATGAGGCTGTTGATGTTCTGTTCCTCGCCAAACGGTGTGGACTTGCTCCAAGTATCTTTTCCTGTAATTTTCTTATGAACAGGTTGGTCGAGTGCAGAAAGGTGGACATGGCTGTGGCTGTTTATGGGCAATTAAGGAGGCTTGGTTTGAGCCCGAATGATTATAGCTATGTCATTGTGATTAAGGCACTCTGTAAAAAGGGTGATTTTGAAGAAGCAGCTAATGTGTTTCAGGAGATAGAGGAAGAAGGGCTAACTCCAAGTGCTTTTGCTTATTCTGCTTATCTTGAAGGGCTATGTGCACATAGGCGGTCAGATGTGGGTTCTGAACTACTCAAAGCATGGGTGAGTTCAAAGGTTCCTATAGATGCGTTTGCTTTTACTGTTGTGATCCGTGGGCTTTGCAATGAGATGAAACTGAAAGAAGCCGAGAATGTCTTGCTTGACATGGAAAAACATGCGTTTATTCCAGCTATGTATGATTACAAGGCCTTGATATGTGGATATTCCAAGGAAGGCCATTTACTTAAAGTGTTGGCTCTTCATGATAAGATGTTATCAAAAGGTATCAAAACAAATTGTGTTATTGTCAGCTCAATTCTTCATGGCTTCTGTCAGATGGGAATGGCCTTTGAAGCTTTTAATCAGTTTAAGGAATTTAAGAAGATGGGGATTTTCCTTGATGAGGCTTGCTACAATGTAATCCTGGATGCTTTATGCAAGATGGGGAAAGTGGAAGATGCTGTCGACTTGTTTGGTGAGATGAAGGTTAAGCGGATGGTTCCAGATGTTACAAACTACACAACTTTAATTAGTGGATATTGTCTTCAAGGTAAACTTGTTGATGCGTTAAATTTATTTGAAGAAATGAGGGGAAACGGCCATAAGCCTGATATTATTGCTTATAATGTTCTTGTGGGTGGATTTTCCAGAAATGGCCTCATTGAAGAGACATTCAACCTTTTGGATTATATGGAGGCACAGGGTTTGAAACCCAACACTACTACACACAACAAGATCATTGAAGGTTTGTGTATTGGAGGTAAGGTTAAGGAAGCTGAAGCTTTTTTGGATAGTTTGGAAGAAAAATGCTCGGAGAATTATGTTGCCATGATAAATGGCTACTGTGAGGTCAACTACACAAAGGAGGCCTTTGAACTTTTTATTAGGCTCTCTAAACAGGGATTTATAGGTAGCAAAACTTCCTGTTACAAATTGCTCAGTAATCTTTGTAGGGAAGGTAAGAATGACAAAGCTCTCATGTTGTTAGAGACAATGCTGTCTTTGGATGTCAACCCTAGCCAAATTCTGTGCAGTAGAGTTATAGGTACCTTCTGTCAGGCTGGAGATATGACAAAAGCCCAATCATTATTTAATAGCTTGGATGACAGAGGATTAACTCCTGATCTGATTACCTATACAATGATGATAAATGGTTATTGCAGGTTGAATCGCCTGAAGGAAGCTTATGTTCTCTTTAGTGATATGAAGAAGAGAGGGATTAAACCTGATGTTATAACTTACACAGTTTTGTTCGGCAGTTGTTTTGCAATAAACCTCAGTAGGTCTCATTGTGTGCAGCATGCTGTAAAAAGCGAGGAAAGACGAATGAGGCTTTCTACATTATGGACTGAGATGAAGGATATGGATGTGCAACCAGATGTTATCTGTTACACCGTTCTGATTGACAGGAATTGTAAAACAAACAACATTGAAGATGCTATAAACCTTTTAAGAGAGATGATTGATAGAGGGCTGGAACCTGATAACGTGGCATACACAGCTCTTTTATCTGGCTATTTTAGAAAGGGAGATATAGAAGGGGCTGTACTTGTCGTCAATGAAATGGAGATGAGTGGAATACAGCCTGATGATCGTACCAAGTCTGTGCTAGAGCATGGCATATTGAAGGCCAGGAAAGTGCAGTTTCGACATTAA